The following proteins come from a genomic window of Microbacterium sp. SY138:
- a CDS encoding FliH/SctL family protein — MSTDAFSPVLFPRLDGRGSGEEHARAKMRGYADGHAEGFRAGRAEAEAAQRVAEEAWAAREAVEAGEVARAVAVLHAAARSLNERERELTTAAQDHVLRCAIELAELIVAGELSDAGASAAAAARRAVSGVDPSEIREVRLHPDDLRTLRGSAAEPAGIALIADDTLARGDAIATLPHGHIDARVARALERARRALAEAGA, encoded by the coding sequence ATGTCTACTGACGCCTTCTCGCCGGTGCTGTTCCCGCGTCTCGACGGACGCGGGAGCGGAGAGGAGCATGCCAGGGCGAAAATGCGCGGCTATGCCGACGGACACGCGGAAGGCTTTCGCGCCGGCCGCGCCGAGGCGGAGGCGGCACAGCGCGTGGCGGAGGAGGCATGGGCCGCCCGTGAGGCGGTCGAAGCCGGAGAGGTCGCGCGCGCGGTCGCCGTGCTCCACGCCGCCGCTCGGTCGCTGAACGAGCGCGAGCGCGAGCTGACCACGGCCGCGCAGGACCACGTGCTGCGGTGCGCGATCGAGCTCGCGGAGCTGATCGTCGCCGGGGAGCTCTCCGATGCCGGCGCCTCCGCCGCAGCCGCCGCGCGACGAGCCGTCAGCGGTGTCGACCCGTCGGAGATCCGCGAGGTGCGCCTGCACCCGGACGACCTCCGGACGCTTCGAGGATCGGCAGCCGAACCGGCCGGCATCGCGCTCATCGCCGACGACACGCTCGCCCGGGGTGACGCCATCGCGACCCTGCCCCACGGGCACATCGACGCCCGCGTCGCCCGTGCGCTCGAGCGCGCCCGCCGCGCCCTCGCCGAGGCCGGTGCATGA
- the fliG gene encoding flagellar motor switch protein FliG — protein sequence MTGLTDRQTAAVVLMNLDRAQAIEVMKHLSESEAEAVAAEIIDLQNLDAATTAQALGQFHRIASGHLPPARGGRDIAAGLLEATFGAERAAAVLGRVGSSSMTSSFEFLGSADPAQLATLLDGELPQTVALVLAHLPTDRAAAVLAALPDPTRTDVAHAIATMGTASQEAIAIVADALKARTGTFAARDTPEVLGGVEPLVEIIARSGATVEKALLASIEDRDSALAEDIRSRMFTFADIVKLDDRDTQRVLRGMDIRSLALALKGAHQPIADLIRRNVSERNRENLDEEARTLGPVRVSQVEEARAEIVRTIRALEAAGEITVQRADEDEYVY from the coding sequence ATGACCGGACTGACCGACAGGCAGACGGCGGCGGTCGTGCTGATGAACCTCGATCGCGCGCAGGCGATCGAGGTGATGAAGCACCTCTCCGAATCCGAGGCGGAGGCCGTCGCCGCCGAGATCATCGACCTGCAGAACCTCGATGCGGCGACCACCGCGCAGGCTCTCGGACAGTTCCACCGGATCGCCTCGGGCCACCTGCCGCCCGCCCGTGGCGGCCGCGACATCGCCGCAGGACTGCTGGAGGCGACGTTCGGCGCCGAACGTGCCGCCGCCGTGCTCGGCAGAGTCGGTTCCTCCTCGATGACGTCGTCCTTCGAATTCCTCGGATCCGCCGACCCCGCGCAGCTGGCGACCCTTCTGGACGGCGAGCTCCCGCAGACCGTCGCCCTGGTGCTCGCCCACCTGCCGACCGACCGCGCCGCCGCGGTGCTGGCCGCCCTTCCCGACCCCACCCGCACCGATGTCGCGCATGCGATCGCGACGATGGGGACCGCATCGCAGGAGGCCATCGCGATCGTGGCGGATGCGCTCAAGGCGCGGACCGGGACGTTCGCCGCACGCGACACCCCCGAAGTGCTCGGCGGTGTGGAACCGCTCGTCGAGATCATCGCCCGCTCCGGGGCGACGGTCGAGAAGGCCCTCCTGGCGAGCATCGAGGACAGGGACAGCGCCCTCGCGGAGGACATCCGCTCGCGCATGTTCACCTTCGCCGACATCGTCAAGCTCGACGACCGCGACACGCAGCGCGTGCTGCGGGGCATGGACATCCGCTCGCTCGCCCTCGCGCTGAAGGGTGCGCACCAGCCCATCGCCGACCTCATCCGGCGCAACGTCTCCGAACGGAACAGGGAGAACCTCGACGAGGAAGCCCGCACCCTCGGCCCGGTGCGTGTGTCCCAGGTGGAGGAGGCCAGAGCCGAGATCGTGCGCACGATCCGCGCGCTCGAGGCGGCCGGCGAAATCACCGTGCAGCGCGCGGACGAGGACGAGTATGTCTACTGA
- the fliF gene encoding flagellar basal-body MS-ring/collar protein FliF: MPQAVTNVFQRIGRVIAGFSLAQRTIAIIGVAVLALGIVALSSWLSRPTYTPLFSGMSASDANAVVEQLRSSSVPYELADGGATVLVPEKDVYDQRLAAASAGLPGTSSGGYSLLDKMGVTTSEFQQSVTFKRAIEGELAATISSIKGVTAASVQLAIPEESVFVSETVDPTASVFVETSGSSTLSPKQVEAIVHLTSAAVSGMKPENVAVVDQSGQTLSAAGVGTTGGIDQQASDYEARVTANVQQMLDTVVGPGNAKVTVVAEIDHSVNERVEETYTPAEGAPPLTEQTRTDRQNGSSSNAGVLGPDNIAVPSADGDGTSESTETSKTNAVNKSTQSTSTPAGSLLRQSVSVAVDAGAGGDLSTAQLSDLVESAAGIDTERGDSIAVELVSFNQTSSEAAQAALQAAKDAEGAARQAALLNTIIIAAAIAIPLLAGLAALIIRARRRSSADTEFDQLFGERPPALTVLDAGATAAIDQAPTTPLAFLETTPDPEPEPDPEPAQVSLERRRAEIDSLTRQDPKRTADLLRTLIDDRQQV; encoded by the coding sequence ATGCCCCAGGCCGTCACAAACGTGTTCCAGCGCATCGGACGCGTGATCGCGGGCTTCTCGCTCGCCCAGCGCACGATCGCCATCATCGGCGTCGCCGTGCTCGCCCTCGGTATCGTCGCGCTCTCCAGCTGGCTCAGCCGCCCGACGTACACGCCGCTGTTCTCCGGCATGAGCGCCTCCGACGCGAACGCCGTGGTCGAACAGCTGCGGTCGTCATCGGTGCCGTACGAGCTCGCCGACGGAGGAGCGACCGTCCTCGTCCCCGAGAAGGACGTCTACGACCAGCGGCTCGCCGCCGCGTCGGCAGGGCTCCCCGGCACCAGCTCCGGCGGATACTCGCTGCTGGACAAGATGGGCGTCACGACGAGCGAGTTCCAGCAGTCGGTGACCTTCAAGCGGGCCATCGAGGGCGAGCTCGCCGCGACGATCTCCTCGATCAAGGGTGTGACCGCCGCATCGGTGCAGCTCGCGATCCCCGAGGAGAGCGTCTTCGTCTCGGAGACCGTCGATCCCACCGCCTCCGTCTTCGTGGAGACCTCCGGCAGCTCGACGCTGTCTCCGAAGCAGGTCGAGGCGATCGTGCACCTGACCTCTGCCGCGGTCAGCGGCATGAAGCCCGAGAACGTCGCCGTCGTGGACCAGAGCGGGCAGACCCTCTCCGCCGCGGGCGTCGGAACCACCGGAGGCATCGACCAGCAGGCCAGCGACTACGAGGCGCGGGTCACCGCGAACGTGCAGCAGATGCTCGACACCGTCGTCGGGCCCGGCAACGCCAAGGTGACCGTCGTCGCCGAGATCGATCACTCGGTCAACGAGCGCGTCGAAGAGACCTACACCCCGGCCGAGGGCGCTCCCCCGCTCACGGAGCAGACCAGGACCGACCGGCAGAACGGCTCGAGCTCGAACGCCGGCGTGCTCGGCCCCGACAACATCGCCGTCCCGTCCGCCGACGGCGACGGAACCTCCGAGTCCACCGAGACCTCGAAGACCAACGCCGTCAACAAGAGCACGCAGAGCACGTCCACTCCCGCCGGATCGCTGCTGCGCCAGTCGGTCTCGGTCGCGGTCGACGCGGGTGCGGGCGGTGACCTGAGCACCGCTCAGCTGAGCGACCTCGTCGAGAGCGCCGCCGGTATCGACACCGAGCGCGGAGACTCGATCGCGGTCGAGCTCGTCTCGTTCAACCAGACCAGCTCCGAAGCGGCGCAGGCCGCGCTCCAGGCCGCGAAGGACGCCGAGGGGGCCGCACGTCAGGCCGCGCTGCTGAACACGATCATCATCGCCGCCGCCATCGCCATCCCCCTGCTCGCCGGCCTCGCCGCCCTCATCATCCGTGCACGCCGACGCAGCAGCGCCGACACCGAGTTCGACCAGCTCTTCGGCGAGCGCCCGCCCGCACTCACCGTCCTCGATGCCGGCGCCACCGCGGCGATCGACCAGGCGCCGACCACTCCGCTCGCCTTCCTCGAGACGACTCCCGACCCGGAGCCGGAGCCCGACCCGGAACCCGCGCAGGTCAGCCTCGAGCGCCGCCGCGCCGAGATCGACTCCCTCACCCGGCAGGACCCGAAGCGCACGGCCGACCTGCTGCGGACCCTCATCGACGACAGGCAGCAGGTATGA
- the fliE gene encoding flagellar hook-basal body complex protein FliE — translation MASLPGIEAISSGFTLAPPAPATTKATDDTAFASSVTGAIDELRSLQSESDKLKVAAVTGDLDDIHSAMIASSRASVTLELVAAVRNKGVDAFNEIMRMQA, via the coding sequence ATGGCCTCACTCCCCGGAATCGAAGCCATCTCCTCCGGTTTCACGCTCGCCCCGCCCGCCCCCGCGACGACCAAGGCCACCGACGACACCGCCTTCGCGAGCAGCGTGACCGGGGCCATCGACGAGCTGCGTTCGCTGCAGTCCGAGTCCGACAAGCTCAAAGTCGCGGCCGTCACCGGCGACCTCGACGACATCCACTCCGCGATGATCGCGTCCTCGCGCGCATCCGTGACCCTCGAACTCGTCGCCGCCGTGCGCAACAAGGGTGTCGACGCGTTCAACGAGATCATGCGGATGCAAGCCTGA
- a CDS encoding flagellar basal body rod C-terminal domain-containing protein — translation MTFDAIGIAGTGLTVHRKWLDAISDNIANINTAAPSNGAAFRARYILAQTSDQSPGVYVAGTAQGSAQGRLVHQPDHPLADADGYVRYPDIDLGDQMSQLILAQRGYQASAAIVDRARNSYESALQIGRS, via the coding sequence ATGACCTTCGACGCCATCGGCATCGCCGGCACCGGCCTGACCGTGCACCGCAAGTGGCTCGACGCCATCAGCGACAACATCGCCAACATCAACACCGCCGCCCCCAGCAACGGGGCGGCCTTCCGCGCCAGGTACATCCTCGCCCAGACGAGCGATCAGTCCCCGGGCGTGTACGTGGCCGGAACCGCGCAGGGCAGCGCGCAGGGACGCCTCGTCCATCAGCCCGACCACCCTCTCGCGGACGCGGACGGCTACGTGCGCTACCCCGACATCGACCTGGGCGACCAGATGAGCCAGCTCATCCTCGCCCAGCGCGGCTACCAGGCGAGTGCGGCCATCGTCGACCGCGCACGCAACTCCTACGAATCCGCCCTCCAGATCGGACGCAGCTGA
- a CDS encoding flagellar basal body protein has product MFDSVTINALTSALDGLAQRQRAISDNIANINTPNYHAKRVQFEEALARSIDAGDGRVGATVGTSLEPTRLNGNNVNLDTETLSSIDTMLRYQFATQAVNGSFTSMRTAMRTS; this is encoded by the coding sequence GTGTTCGATTCTGTGACCATCAACGCACTGACGAGTGCGCTCGACGGCCTCGCGCAGCGCCAGCGCGCGATCTCCGACAACATCGCCAACATCAACACCCCGAACTATCACGCCAAGCGCGTGCAGTTCGAAGAGGCGCTCGCCCGCTCGATCGATGCCGGCGACGGACGGGTCGGCGCGACGGTCGGCACCTCGCTCGAACCCACGCGCCTGAACGGCAACAACGTCAACCTCGACACCGAAACCCTGTCCAGCATCGACACGATGCTGCGCTATCAGTTCGCGACGCAGGCCGTGAACGGATCGTTCACGTCGATGCGCACCGCGATGAGGACCTCATGA
- the fliS gene encoding flagellar export chaperone FliS — MNAALRAQQRYRDDAVLSAPPERLVTMLYDRLLLDIERGEVAQRAEDWEEANAQLQHAQAIVSELSSSLTDDWNGSAGLRSLYVFLSQTLIGANIGRDPERTHACHEIISPLRDAWHEAARTVAEARA, encoded by the coding sequence ATGAACGCCGCCCTGCGCGCCCAGCAGCGCTACCGTGACGACGCCGTGCTGTCGGCACCGCCCGAGCGTCTCGTCACGATGCTCTACGACCGCCTCCTGCTCGACATCGAACGCGGAGAGGTCGCCCAGCGCGCCGAGGACTGGGAGGAGGCGAACGCCCAGCTGCAGCACGCGCAGGCGATCGTCTCGGAACTGTCCTCGTCGCTCACCGACGACTGGAACGGCAGTGCGGGTCTGCGCTCGCTGTACGTGTTCCTGTCGCAGACGCTCATCGGGGCCAACATCGGTCGCGATCCCGAGCGCACGCACGCCTGCCACGAGATCATCTCCCCCCTGCGCGACGCCTGGCACGAGGCCGCGCGCACGGTGGCCGAGGCGCGGGCGTGA
- the fliD gene encoding flagellar filament capping protein FliD — protein MSLSLDGLVSGLKTTEVIKALMDVAAIPRSLLKAKMDDKNGIVTQLRTLNTAVQNLATAAEKAATRDGLARFTTTSSSPTVTVATREGAAPLAADIVVDKVAKNHTIVSAASNGWPVDPPVITLENAKGERVQVTADSTSMQDVARAVNEAGFGIVAAAVPAGRDADGNPMHRLQLRAADSGEAGQFRAYRGDTAAVAAGTASDISTEAGAAVIDVGADAQVRLWAGTSAEQVLTSSSNTFTDLFDGVDVTVSAVSAAPVTIGVAVDTAARTKASADFIAAVKDILTRIDNGSKATVAAKQGDKTTLGVFTGDSAVRGLRTALADAVQHPVNGVSPSSIGISTDMYGVLSFDEKKFAEALAKDPDAVAGLFSDIAARVQDTSKVYSDKYEGLLTTRITGQESEVKGLGEQMERWDVRLAQRKSTLERTYARLEVMLSQLQSQSSYLSSQIAALPGSSSNSGK, from the coding sequence ATGTCCCTCTCGCTCGACGGCCTCGTCTCCGGCCTGAAGACCACCGAGGTCATCAAGGCGCTGATGGATGTCGCGGCCATCCCCCGTTCGCTGCTCAAGGCGAAGATGGATGACAAGAACGGCATCGTCACCCAGCTGCGGACGCTGAACACCGCCGTGCAGAACCTCGCCACGGCGGCGGAGAAGGCCGCGACGCGCGACGGGCTGGCCCGCTTCACCACCACGTCGTCCTCTCCCACGGTCACGGTCGCCACCCGCGAGGGCGCGGCGCCGCTCGCGGCCGACATCGTCGTCGACAAGGTCGCCAAGAACCACACCATCGTCTCGGCCGCCTCCAACGGCTGGCCCGTCGACCCGCCCGTGATCACCCTCGAGAACGCGAAGGGCGAGCGCGTGCAGGTCACGGCCGACTCCACATCGATGCAGGATGTCGCGCGGGCCGTGAACGAAGCGGGCTTCGGCATCGTCGCCGCGGCCGTTCCCGCCGGACGCGACGCCGACGGCAACCCCATGCACCGCCTGCAGCTTCGTGCCGCCGATTCCGGGGAAGCCGGACAGTTCCGCGCCTATCGCGGAGACACAGCGGCGGTCGCTGCGGGCACCGCCTCCGACATCTCCACCGAAGCAGGAGCAGCCGTTATCGACGTCGGCGCCGATGCGCAGGTACGGCTGTGGGCGGGCACCAGCGCCGAGCAGGTGCTGACGTCGTCGAGCAACACGTTCACCGACCTGTTCGACGGTGTCGACGTGACCGTCTCGGCCGTCTCCGCGGCCCCCGTCACCATCGGCGTCGCCGTCGACACCGCGGCACGCACCAAGGCGTCCGCCGACTTCATCGCCGCCGTCAAGGACATCCTGACCCGCATCGACAACGGCTCGAAGGCGACCGTCGCCGCCAAGCAGGGCGACAAGACCACACTGGGCGTCTTCACCGGCGACAGCGCGGTCCGAGGACTCCGCACGGCCCTCGCCGACGCGGTGCAGCACCCCGTGAACGGCGTCTCCCCGTCGTCTATCGGCATCTCGACCGACATGTACGGCGTGCTCAGCTTCGACGAGAAGAAGTTCGCCGAGGCACTCGCGAAGGACCCCGACGCGGTCGCAGGGCTGTTCTCCGACATCGCCGCGCGGGTGCAGGACACCTCGAAGGTCTACTCCGACAAGTACGAGGGCCTGCTCACCACGCGCATCACCGGGCAGGAGAGCGAGGTGAAGGGTCTCGGCGAGCAGATGGAACGCTGGGACGTCCGCCTCGCGCAGCGCAAGTCCACTCTCGAGCGCACCTACGCCCGCCTCGAGGTCATGCTGTCGCAGCTGCAGTCGCAGTCCTCGTACCTGTCGTCCCAGATCGCCGCCCTGCCGGGCTCGAGCTCGAACTCCGGGAAGTGA
- a CDS encoding flagellin — protein MGMQISTNVSALNAYRNLSNTQNDLSKSLEKLSSGFRINRAADDAAGLAISEGLRSQVNGLNVAARNAQDGISVIQTAEGALTEVHSILQRVRDLTAQGANDSNNAKSRDAIQKEINTLGDELTRIAGSTNFNGIKLLSGGDTLTFQVGAGSVAAEDQISVALTDFATLGADIKTLAATMTDAATYGTALAGIDTQIQAVSTARAGYGALQNRFESTINSLNVSAENLAAAESRIRDTDMASEMVKFTSKNILSQAGTAMLAQANQANQGVLQLLR, from the coding sequence ATGGGTATGCAGATCAGCACGAACGTGTCGGCCCTCAACGCCTACCGCAACCTGTCCAACACCCAGAACGACCTGTCGAAGTCGCTCGAGAAGCTGTCCAGCGGCTTCCGCATCAACCGCGCGGCCGACGACGCTGCAGGCCTCGCGATCTCCGAGGGCCTGCGTTCGCAGGTCAACGGTCTGAACGTCGCGGCACGCAACGCCCAGGACGGCATCTCGGTCATCCAGACCGCGGAAGGCGCCCTGACCGAGGTCCACTCGATCCTGCAGCGCGTTCGCGACCTGACCGCTCAGGGTGCGAACGACTCGAACAACGCGAAGTCGCGCGACGCGATCCAGAAGGAGATCAACACCCTCGGTGATGAGCTCACCCGGATCGCCGGCAGCACGAACTTCAACGGCATCAAGCTGCTCTCGGGTGGCGACACGCTGACGTTCCAGGTCGGTGCGGGCTCCGTCGCCGCCGAGGACCAGATCTCGGTCGCCCTGACCGACTTCGCCACCCTCGGTGCCGACATCAAGACGCTCGCGGCGACCATGACGGACGCGGCGACGTACGGTACCGCACTGGCGGGCATCGACACGCAGATCCAGGCGGTCTCGACCGCACGTGCCGGCTACGGTGCGCTGCAGAACCGCTTCGAGTCGACCATCAACAGCCTCAACGTGTCGGCGGAGAACCTCGCCGCTGCCGAGAGCCGTATCCGCGACACCGACATGGCGTCCGAGATGGTCAAGTTCACGTCGAAGAACATCCTGTCCCAGGCAGGTACGGCGATGCTGGCCCAGGCCAACCAGGCCAACCAGGGCGTGCTCCAGCTCCTGCGCTGA
- a CDS encoding sigma-70 family RNA polymerase sigma factor, producing the protein MSSRAERNLLIESNLPLVGYLAAETHARATHIPRDELAAVGALALVTAAEAFDPELGVPFGAYARRRILGAFADEMRSMDWASRGIRKRIKETVAVRETLTAGLGRTATATEVATAMGVPKEVVIEALGDAARTLTTIDDPSARDVAADIPLPEESALVGERREVLEQAVAALPERMRRIVQAVYFDERPVKEIAEELGVTHSAVSQQRSEAIRLLRDALDRFFAEGTAPTTTTRVSAGARDAYFTRIADVAGSRIAGVFRDPAPA; encoded by the coding sequence ATGTCGTCGCGCGCTGAGCGCAATCTGCTCATCGAGAGCAACCTCCCTCTGGTCGGATACCTCGCCGCCGAGACCCATGCCCGTGCCACCCATATCCCCCGCGACGAGCTCGCCGCCGTCGGAGCGCTCGCGCTCGTGACCGCGGCCGAGGCCTTCGACCCCGAGCTCGGAGTGCCCTTCGGCGCCTATGCCCGTCGTCGCATCCTCGGCGCCTTCGCCGACGAGATGCGCTCGATGGACTGGGCCTCCCGGGGCATCCGCAAACGCATCAAGGAGACCGTCGCCGTCCGCGAGACCCTGACCGCCGGTCTCGGCCGGACCGCCACGGCGACCGAGGTCGCCACGGCGATGGGCGTTCCGAAGGAGGTCGTCATCGAAGCGCTCGGCGATGCCGCCAGGACGCTCACCACCATCGACGATCCCTCGGCCCGGGACGTCGCCGCCGACATCCCCCTCCCCGAGGAATCCGCTCTGGTCGGGGAACGGCGCGAGGTGCTCGAACAGGCCGTCGCCGCCCTTCCCGAGCGGATGCGCCGGATCGTGCAGGCCGTCTACTTCGACGAGCGTCCGGTCAAGGAGATCGCCGAAGAGCTGGGCGTGACGCACTCGGCCGTGTCGCAGCAGCGATCGGAGGCGATCCGGTTGTTGCGCGACGCCCTGGATCGGTTCTTCGCCGAAGGGACCGCACCGACCACCACGACGCGGGTCTCCGCCGGCGCCCGCGATGCCTACTTCACACGGATCGCCGACGTCGCGGGTTCACGGATCGCCGGGGTCTTCCGCGATCCGGCACCCGCCTGA
- a CDS encoding flagellar protein FlgN, with product MGANELSIQLWRERELLEMLLFKLDEQQLLLAAGRSQWIQFAAREIDQVLDRLRGAGLARTVEVATVAEEWGAPDATTIRELIAHAPEGAWQEVFADHLRALTKLAAEVEQMRDANAEQLSGVLRATQETIAALGHDTGEYTTKGDRARDDAARIIDTEM from the coding sequence ATGGGAGCCAACGAACTATCGATACAGCTGTGGCGCGAGCGTGAACTGCTCGAGATGCTGCTCTTCAAACTCGACGAGCAGCAGTTGCTGCTCGCCGCCGGAAGATCCCAATGGATCCAGTTTGCCGCGCGGGAGATCGATCAGGTACTCGACAGGCTGCGTGGCGCGGGGCTCGCCCGCACCGTCGAGGTCGCGACCGTCGCCGAGGAGTGGGGAGCTCCCGACGCGACGACCATCCGCGAACTGATCGCGCACGCCCCCGAAGGCGCATGGCAGGAGGTGTTCGCCGACCACCTGCGCGCGCTCACGAAGCTCGCCGCCGAGGTCGAGCAGATGCGCGACGCCAATGCCGAGCAGCTCAGCGGCGTGCTCCGCGCCACGCAGGAGACCATCGCCGCACTCGGACACGACACCGGCGAGTACACGACCAAGGGTGACCGCGCACGCGACGACGCTGCGCGCATCATCGACACCGAGATGTGA
- the flgK gene encoding flagellar hook-associated protein FlgK: MSTFSGLNTAASGLAAARRGMDVVGQNIANQKTEGYTRQRVTTSAVAAIAQTGRFSVGALPGHGVSIDGVARLGDALLDARVRDALGASGYWSTRAVAATTIEASLAEPTANGLAARLSKFWSGWQDLANTPDSGAAASSILESAKELASHIAGGYRNVATQWSNARDSADRTVSQVNATADQIAVLNDEIRDALASGRSANELMDQRSVLAQNVARMSGAAATIEADGTMTVRLGGNALVSGSDARHLVLTGPASIDSGQRFSLSWASAPDLPVSIDGGELGASLSVLAPAADGGMLAGLAATYDTVATALADAMNAQHRAGVTSTGQAGGDFFTLPATGSAALGLKVAVGSASELALAAPGSGALDATNADLISQIGRRAGSPDAIWSDQVTRFGVATAADVQRAKLSDSAAVAAVGAQQSVAAVDGDEETISLLTYQTAYQAAARVMTAVDEALDVLINRTGLVGR, from the coding sequence ATGTCGACCTTCAGTGGACTGAACACGGCGGCCAGCGGATTGGCCGCCGCCCGGCGCGGCATGGACGTGGTCGGGCAGAACATCGCCAACCAGAAGACCGAGGGATACACGCGCCAGCGCGTGACGACCTCCGCGGTCGCCGCGATCGCGCAGACCGGCCGTTTCAGCGTCGGTGCCCTCCCGGGGCACGGCGTGTCCATCGACGGGGTGGCGCGACTGGGTGACGCTCTTCTCGACGCCAGGGTGCGTGACGCCCTCGGTGCCTCGGGGTACTGGTCCACCCGGGCCGTGGCCGCGACCACGATCGAGGCATCGCTGGCCGAGCCGACCGCGAACGGACTCGCGGCGCGGCTGTCGAAGTTCTGGTCGGGCTGGCAGGATCTCGCGAACACCCCGGATTCGGGTGCGGCGGCATCGAGCATCCTCGAATCGGCGAAGGAGCTCGCCTCGCACATCGCCGGCGGGTATCGCAACGTCGCCACGCAATGGAGCAACGCCCGCGACTCCGCCGACCGCACGGTCTCGCAGGTGAATGCGACCGCCGACCAGATCGCGGTGCTCAACGACGAGATCCGCGACGCGCTCGCCTCCGGTCGCTCGGCGAACGAACTGATGGATCAGCGCAGCGTCCTCGCGCAGAACGTGGCGAGGATGTCCGGGGCAGCGGCCACGATCGAGGCCGACGGCACGATGACGGTCCGCCTCGGGGGCAACGCACTGGTCTCGGGTTCCGACGCCCGCCATCTCGTGTTGACGGGCCCGGCCTCGATCGACTCCGGTCAGCGCTTCAGCCTTTCCTGGGCGTCCGCGCCCGATCTCCCCGTGTCGATCGACGGCGGCGAGCTCGGCGCCTCGCTCTCGGTTCTGGCACCCGCGGCCGACGGCGGCATGCTCGCCGGACTCGCGGCGACCTACGACACGGTGGCGACGGCCCTCGCCGACGCGATGAACGCGCAGCACCGCGCGGGCGTCACCTCCACGGGCCAGGCCGGCGGCGACTTCTTCACCCTCCCCGCCACCGGATCCGCAGCGCTCGGTCTGAAGGTCGCGGTCGGATCCGCCTCCGAACTGGCGCTCGCCGCCCCGGGGTCGGGGGCGTTGGACGCGACGAACGCCGACCTGATCTCCCAGATCGGCCGGCGCGCCGGCTCTCCCGATGCGATCTGGTCCGATCAGGTCACCCGGTTCGGCGTCGCGACGGCCGCCGACGTGCAGCGCGCCAAGCTCTCCGATTCCGCTGCGGTCGCCGCGGTCGGCGCACAACAGTCGGTCGCGGCTGTCGACGGCGACGAGGAGACGATCAGCCTGCTCACCTACCAGACCGCCTACCAGGCCGCAGCCCGCGTGATGACCGCGGTGGATGAGGCGCTCGACGTGCTCATCAACCGCACGGGTCTCGTCGGACGCTGA
- a CDS encoding flagellin, translated as MISRVTSSAMTQTAMRQLQSNLSELARLQEQATSQRAFAAPSDDPAAAAAALALHAEQRRTEQYARNIDDGLAWVTAADTAITASTALLGRVRDLTAQGANDGALDATAKEALAVELEGIRKELLSQANTRLLGRSVFAGTSDTAAFAADYSHSGVPGAEVTRRVSDAASVRVDTDGAAVYGTGDDSVFALVDKIVADLRSGTNVGPRLGEIDGRRTAMLAVQGSVGTRQAQIERAKEAAVQNSVSLESRRTAVEDVDSIEVLVRLQAQELVYRSALAVNARVLQPSLMDFLR; from the coding sequence GTGATCTCTCGAGTGACGTCATCCGCGATGACGCAGACGGCCATGCGTCAACTGCAGTCCAATCTCTCCGAGCTGGCGCGTCTGCAGGAGCAGGCGACGTCCCAGCGCGCGTTCGCCGCCCCATCCGACGATCCGGCAGCCGCGGCAGCCGCACTGGCACTGCATGCCGAACAGCGCCGCACCGAGCAGTACGCCCGCAACATCGACGACGGCCTGGCATGGGTCACCGCCGCCGACACGGCCATCACCGCGAGCACGGCCCTGTTGGGGCGCGTCCGCGACCTCACCGCCCAGGGAGCGAACGACGGTGCGCTCGACGCCACCGCCAAGGAGGCCCTCGCCGTCGAGCTCGAGGGCATCCGCAAAGAGCTCCTCTCCCAGGCCAACACCCGGCTGCTCGGACGCTCCGTGTTCGCCGGTACCTCCGACACCGCGGCCTTCGCTGCCGATTACAGTCACAGCGGGGTGCCCGGAGCCGAGGTCACCCGACGGGTGTCGGACGCGGCATCCGTCCGCGTCGACACCGACGGCGCCGCCGTGTACGGCACCGGAGACGACTCGGTCTTCGCGCTCGTCGACAAGATCGTCGCCGACCTCCGATCCGGCACGAACGTCGGTCCCCGTCTCGGCGAGATCGACGGTCGCCGTACGGCCATGCTCGCGGTGCAGGGCTCCGTGGGCACCAGGCAGGCTCAGATCGAACGCGCCAAGGAGGCGGCAGTGCAGAATTCCGTGTCCCTCGAGTCCCGCAGGACGGCGGTGGAGGACGTCGATTCGATCGAGGTGCTCGTGCGCCTGCAGGCACAGGAGCTCGTGTACCGCTCGGCGCTCGCCGTGAATGCGCGCGTCCTCCAGCCCTCGCTCATGGACTTCCTCCGATGA